The following coding sequences are from one Lolium rigidum isolate FL_2022 chromosome 6, APGP_CSIRO_Lrig_0.1, whole genome shotgun sequence window:
- the LOC124661062 gene encoding hydroxyproline O-arabinosyltransferase NOD3-like, whose amino-acid sequence MNAQARKGAAGGGRGAVPALLLVAAGVLAFLISYSVLATVLRGGGGGGGIVAGGRDPVVRMPGWMRKAGGARGRRRPFHVALTATDAAYSRWQCRVMYYWYKRMQARPEGADMGGFTRVLHSGKPDGLMDEIPTFVVDPLPAGKDRGYVVLNRPWAFVQWLEKAKIEEEYILMAEPDHIFVKPLPNLAYDNDPAAFPFFYITPAEHEKIIRKYYPKERGPITNVDPIGNSPVIIKKTLLEKIAPTWMNVSLQMKEDQETDKAFGWVLEMYAYAVASALHGVQHILRKDFMIQPPFDKKLGNTFIIHFTYGCDYSLKGVLTYGTIGEWRFDKRSYQDRPPPRNLTLPPPGVPESVVTLVKMVNEATANLPRWDEGL is encoded by the exons ATGAACGCGCAGGCCAGGaagggcgcggccggagggggccgcggggCCGTGCCGGCGCTGCTGCTGGTGGCGGCGGGGGTGCTCGCGTTCCTGATCTCCTACAGCGTGCTCGCCACGgtgctccgcggcggcggcggaggaggaggaatagtCGCGGGAGGGCGGGACCCGGTGGTGCGGATGCCCGGGTGGATGCGGAAGgccggcggcgcgagggggcggaGGCGGCCCTTCCACGTGGCGCTCACGGCCACCGACGCCGCCTACAGCAGGTGGCAGTGCCGGGTCATGTACTACTGGTACAAGCGGATGCAGGCGCGCCCCGAGGGCGCCGACATGGGCGGCTTCACCCGCGTGCTGCACTCGGGAAAGCCCGACGGACTCATGGACGAGATCCCCACCTTCGTCGTCGACCCACTCCCCGCCGGCAAGGACCGT GGCTATGTCGTCCTAAATAGGCCATGGGCGTTCGTACAATGGCTGGAGAAGGCAAAGATTGAAGAAGA GTACATACTGATGGCAGAACCAGATCATATATTTGTGAAACCCTTACCAAATTTGGCTTATGACAATGACCCAGCGGCATTCCCCTTTTTCTATATTACACCAGCTGAACACGAGAAAATTATCAGAAAATACTACCCTAAAGAAAGAGGTCCCATCACAAATGTCGACCCTATTGGGAACTCCCCTGTAATCATTAAGAAG ACACTACTTGAGAAGATTGCTCCCACATGGATGAATGTATCACTACAAATGAAAGAGGATCAAGAGACCGATAAGGCTTTTGGATGGGTTTTGGAAAT GTATGCATATGCTGTTGCCAGTGCATTGCATGGGGTTCAACACATCCTTCGTAAAGATTTCATGATCCAG CCACCATTTGATAAGAAGCTAGGCAATACATTTATTATCCACTTCACCTATGGATGTGACTATTCACTCAAG GGTGTACTGACTTATGGAACAATTGGTGAGTGGAGATTTGACAAAAGATCGTACCAAGATAGGCCACCGCCAAGAAATCTTACATTACCCCCTCCAGGAGTGCCAGAAAGTGTG GTTACACTGGTAAAAATGGTCAACGAAGCTACTGCAAATCTTCCCAGGTGGGATGAAGGATTATAG
- the LOC124665748 gene encoding uncharacterized protein LOC124665748, producing the protein MTQKQTMFKGQTKKKSAPPSRHGKAPHIRKGKRVVKPTKFTKDMDADKDLTKFINHANEIKAANKASKEGGDLSIVKGDADTSNSKQ; encoded by the exons atgaCGCAGAAGCAGACCATGTTCAAGGGGCAGACCAAGAAGAAGTCCGCCCCTCCCAGCCGCCACGGCAAGGCGCCCCACATCCGCAAAG GGAAGAGGGTCGTGAAGCCGACTAAGTTCACCAAGGACATGGACGCCGACAAG GACCTCACAAAGTTCATAAACCACGCCAATGAAATAAAAGCTGCAAATAAGGCTAGCAAAGAGGGCGGCGACCTCAGCATAGTGAAAGGCGATGCGGATACTTCCAATTCAAAGCAGTAG
- the LOC124666274 gene encoding germin-like protein 5-1, translating into MMARSCSSLFLAAVAVAVALVLAVPSLASDPDNLQDICVADLNSELKLNGFPCKANATAEDFFSGILAKPGATNTTSGSVVTGANVEKVPGLNTLGVSLSRIDYAPGGLNPPHTHPRATELVFVLYGELDVGFITTANKLFAKTISEGDVFAFPRGLVHFQKNSGDKPAAVISAFNSQLPGTQSIAITLFGASPEVPDDVLAKAFQIGTEEVDKIKSKFAPKS; encoded by the exons ATGATGGCCCGGTCTTGCTCTTCCCTGTTTctcgcggcggtggcggtggcggtggcgcttgTCCTCGCGGTGCCGTCGCTCGCCAGCGACCCCGACAACCTCCAGGACATCTGCGTCGCCGATCTCAACTCAG AGCTCAAGCTGAACGGGTTCCCGTGCAAGGCGAACGCCACGGCGGAGGACTTCTTCAGCGGCATCCTCGCCAAGCCCGGCGCCACCAATACCACCTCCGGCTCCGTCGTCACCGGCGCCAACGTCGAGAAGGTGCCCGGCCTCAACACCCTCGGCGTCTCTCTCTCTCGCATCGACTACGCCCCCGGCGGCCTCAACCCGCCGCACACCCACCCGCGCGCCACTGAGCTCGTCTTCGTCCTCTACGGCGAGctcgacgtcggcttcatcaccaCCGCCAACAAGCTCTTCGCCAAGACCATCAGCGAGGGCGACGTCTTCGCCTTCCCGCGGGGCCTCGTGCACTTCCAGAAGAACAGCGGCGACAAGCCCGCCGCCGTCATCTCCGCCTTCAACAGCCAGCTCCCCGGCACGCAGTCCATCGCCATTACGCTCTTCGGGGCCTCCCCGGAGGTGCCCGACGACGTGCTCGCCAAGGCCTTCCAGATCGGCACCGAGGAGGTCGACAAGATCAAGTCCAAGTTTGCACCAAAGAGTTGA